CTGCTAAGCATGCTTCATGCTTTTGAACCAATGTCTAAACCACTCATGTGACAGACTAACACATCAGAACCTCTGGCTGTGCAGCTGGTGAAGACCAACTATAATTTCTAAATCAAAAATGTAGTGATTCCTTGTTCTTCTGTGGTCACTCTTGCAGTTATGTGCGGGTCTTCCTCGAGCCTTTATTACAGCATTACTTTGATACAAAGTAGATTTATTGAACTATTCATTGGTAGCCCAAAAAGCTGATTCTATTCTATTAccgttttttgttgttgctgttgtttttgtaaGTTCTTTGAATGTGTGCTTGTGTCTGTGTAGTCATATTTGATTGTTATGGACATTCAACTAGCTGAGGCCACTTCAGCTGGAGAGTACTTGTATCTTCACTTACTAGATTaaagaaagtgaatggaaaAATATCCTGTGCCTTTTTAATACTTCCTCTCTTTAGCCTTTAAAAGATTTACTTATTACTGCATGTACTACAATATAGTGTGTACCTTCAGTCTGTATTACCATCAAGCTGTAATTCCATGCAGAGTCAAAAAATGTTaagtataaaaaaaactgactaTCTTTGCATCTTTTATTTCAAAATACCTAAAaatctgattttcttttctagCTCCTGGAGATTGTGGATATCTAGGATAATTGGCTCATAGCAAGATTGCTGCTATAGACAAGAATTCAATTCATGTTTATCTATTAAATCACACCACAGATCACCTCTTTTGCTGTGTGACGCTGCAGGTATTTATTAAAGTCAAAGGAATCCATTTGAAACACAGCCAGCTGTGGACATTAAACTATATGAAAATTATGTGTATCACGCTGAAGATTGTTCATACCTCTGCTGATTACAGACACCAAAAAATAGACTTAAACACTGGAACACTTAAACTAAAAAGTAATAATTCAGCCTTCGTCTTTGGACGGCTCCAGCTATGGTGAAGGTGGGACTCTAAAAGGCCGACACAAAATaataatgcaataaaaaaaagattagctTGATATGCACAAAGCACGTCAAACTGATTTTAATAGAGCTTTAATGAACTATATTCAATTATCTACAactgtttacatttatttacaactAATTACAgctatttactttaattttgcTTTCCCAGAATATCTTTACATGCCAGTAAGTTCAAATTCAATGGATTGGctacagaaaacattttaatgttcaGTTACTCAATATTCTTTTAATGCTAATGCTGTCTGTAACTATCCTTCCTGGGCTTATTAAAATCATCtagaaataaatgaaagattTGGACTAATAGTATAGTTGGAATGCAGTGCGATTATTACTCTTGTCAGTGCAGTATTGCTAACTTACAGTTTATTCATATAATACTCCAAGATAAGGTCTTGCTAACGCCATACCTTGCATTTCCTAACAGCAGCCGATGAGGGTATAACTGGGCATCCATCTGTTGACTCCTGCTTGATTTTCAGGAGTTCTTTTGAACCCTTTTCAACAGATTATGTACTATAACAACGCTCAAAAGAAATATTGCATGATTAGATTTATAGAACAGCATGCAGAGAGCTAATCCTGAGATCTAGTTCTCAGGATTCAACAGAGTGCTGCACGTAAGCCAGAACACAGGCTAACATTTATGCCAATGTGGTATTAGCCATTTCAACACCTATGACATACTGTATCTGGGCTTTgctcttttctcatttctcaaCAAGTCAAGGAGACACAGATGCCCAAAACAAAATAACCATTGTCATAATCCCTGGGGCACCGTTATAAGGACCTTCAGCTGGACAGTGAGGAAGGAAATATGAAGAGTGTTAAAAGTAGGAAGAAATCATGTAGAAAGTAAAgagtcattttttaaagtcattggCTGGCTCCAGGCACTCAGTCTATGTGAGAATTTGTGTCTAGACACTGAAATACTGAATAAATATAGGCCATAGTTTCAGTGGGCCTTTTTTTCACAGGCAAATGTCTGCAAGGTTTTATGTGATGCAGAACCGTTTTATTGGTGCATGCCAATGTGAAGAAAAGAGACACAAGTGAGATCGGATCTTTAACTCACATAACTGCTTTACTGTCGAAGAACCTTTAACTTAACTTAGTAATTAGgttaccaaaaatatttatgacctcAGTGCAAAAATATGGATCCATTTACATCAACCGCAGCAActtcagaggaaaaaaaacaaaatgacaaaattcaACCTCAAATGTAGGAAGGGATTAAGACGATGGAACAGTTTTGTTTATTCAAAGATAAGGTTCAGACAGCTTCCTGTGGATTTAAACAAGAGTTGACTGAGACAAATTTAGAGAACATCCAAAATGTTAACAGCAGAGATTGTATGTCAAAGACAGTCACTATCTCTGTTTGACTGCATCTGTTTGAAGAGTGTGGCTCCTTTGCCTTGAGGCAACTCAGAAGGTTCAGTCAGAGGATCTTTCCGTCATGATGGCATTTACAACAGTGTCTTCAAGTGTTTCTTCTTATGTTGAAATTGGAAGAACTTTCAAGAAGGAGAACACCAACTAGGAAtcttcatttattaaaaaatatgacattaacATTGAACTCCAAAGtggtattttaaaaagaaacttaaAATTATGATACCTAACAAAAGTACTGTGTGGGTTTGAGAGGGAGCGAGAGCAGTGCGAGAACTGTTACTTGTACAATAGCACCCTCTTCTGACTATATCTgctaactaataataatataatgtcAAAATATGTGATATATGGTACTTGGGATTGGTGGGTGACATGCATTTTTATGTTGCAACTTTGTATTTGTAAATGAAAATGGAGTGAGTGCAACGTTCTGTGTCAGTAAATGGGTTTGGGgtattaattaatattttaatatgacGTTAAATATTCTTTATATTAGATTTTTGAAGAATAGGCAACTATTTAGCTGAATAGCAGAGTAACAGTGCTCTTGGACTTGGTAGGAAATGGGAAATGGAGTGCGGTAAATCCCAGCTTCTCTGTGTTATAACTTGAGAACCAGTCCACTCTTTGTTCTTTACTGCACGTGTGTCCCTTCTTTTGAAACGTTTATCCCTCGCTGTTTATAAAGAGACCACAGATTACTTcactgtgctgtaaaatcaagaTGTCAGAGTCCAGTCTGGAGTATTTAGATAGGGGTAACTTTTCAGATTTTCCTTCATAAAGATACATATTTCCTTGGCGTAAAGAACCAAAGAGAGGAATTTTTCGTGAAATGTAGAAACCTAAAGTATATTTGTGTTTTGGTGTTTGAGTATTTTCTAGTGGTTTTAGGTTAATGTGTTGCAACGGTTTTGAGAAGCTATACaggagcaaaagaaaaaagggatgTTCCCTGAccgggaatcgaacccgggcCGCGGCGGTGAGAGCGCCGAATCCTAACCACTAGACCACCAGGGAGTGATGACAAAGCCACGGACCTGTATACTGAAATATCGTTACATCCCGCCTTAACTAGTATTtgatttattgttatttgtgttttgtaggaCTTTGAAGACAAAACAGTCTAACTACCTAAAAAATTACAGTTCTTCCACCTTAATAACATTCAGAGTCGACACGTGGACTTCACGCAGAAAAAAAGATCACGTGACATTAATATCATGAAAACGGAATTCAATAGACAGGCTGTGAACTATATTTTAAGTAGCTCAGTAGTTACACGGAGAGTTCATGGAAAAAAAgatacacataaacacatacacGTAAATATTGAGTGTTAACTTCTTTTTCAAATTTAAACACACAAAGCCAATATGTAGAATTTGTCCAGCAGATGTCGCCACTTTATTGACAGTGGGTTTGACAGAGTGAACACTGAAATGCCTGAAGAAAAAACTCGACCAACAGGAGGCATCACGGTAAGGAAGCGGTAAAATTTATCTTAAATTCGCACGTACGCGTTACCGATATTCAATTCAATACGCAACTTATGAATATAGTATGAATATGTTCTGAACTTATTAGttagaaatattatattttacGGCGACAGGCATTTTGCAAAGCTACCTCTAAAGGGGTCCTTCGCTTGGGTCCTTGGTAAACGTGGGAGACGCGAAAATGTGAAGTTGTTTTGAACATAGACGACCCGTCGTGGAGTTTGTGACACTAAGATATGAAAGTTCTCCGTTTTCAGAATAAAACGTAACGGCTGCCTGGGTATCGGTGGGATTTTTCTTACTATGATGCCAGGGGAGAATCAGTCCAAAGCGTTGGCAATCGCCGCGGACGCGACGACTGGAAACTGTCAAAACTGCTCTGTTTTGCAGCAGGTCGGTGATGTTTTGGGGGGCTTTTTTGTTACCAAGAAATCAATTACAGTGCTTTACCTCGTCTTTTCGATCCAGATCTTAAACAGTATGGAGcgatttaatgtgtttttatcttGTGGAGTTAACGTGTTGATAAATCTTTACCACCTGTGATGTcccctgtttgttttgttgtctttcGTCAGACTCTGGCTGAATATGTGTCTTCATTCCTGGCACTAAAACAGAAGATAGCGGTTTCAGAGTAAGTACCAACGAGCGGTTACTGCCTTGGTAATATGTCTTACGTTCAGACGTGAACAGGTCGTAGTTGCGGTATTCGGCATACAAGCAAAACTCCAGTGTTTTGATTTGCTCGGAAACATGGCGGCTGTCATTAGCTACAAGCAAACTAGCTGAAATTACAATAATTTGTCCAAGGTTTCTCCCTATGTGCTTTCTAATGGAACTGATGTTCGTAAGTGACTATACATttacttgatttttttaaaacaagttttaaagcGTTAACCATTGCTTGTTTGTGAATATAggatggagagaagaggaatgaaattCGGTACAAATAAAGTAGAATACATTTGTGTGAATAAGAGACTGGTGTAGCAGAAAAACTGCAAGGAGTAGACATAGTAAAAAGGATGAGTTTAAATGCTTGAGGTCAATcatccaaagcaacagacaATGAAGAGGAGAATGCAGGCAGGAttgagtgggtggagatgacAGAATGATCGCAGCTAGAATGAAAGGAAGTATTTGCCATATGGTAGTGAGATCTGCTATAAGGTATGACTGGACACTGCTGATGATGCAAAGACAtgtggaaaagagagagagtggacATATTAGACAAAGAATGTTGAAGATGGAGTTTCCAGGCAggtggaaaagaggaagaccgcAACAAAgtttggtgtgacagaggaggatgctatgGAAGCAGCTGATCAGCTGTGGCGACTGCTAAGAGAGAAGCCAAAAAAAGATTTAGTTTAAGATCAGTTTAAGTAAAACTTTCTATTTCAGTGTTACTCAGATAATTAAGATGGTGAACCTCTCACTTAGACACCTGGATAAATGGTGTGATGTATATAAAAAGTTCTTATCTTTGAAAACTAAGCTTTCATTAACAATATCCATTCACTGTCAGGACATTATTACTTTATGAAAATTtgtagaattaaaaaacaaaacatttttgggtttgttttttggtttttttgctacattcaacacacacagatccatgTTCTCAACTTGTTATATGCAGTGACACAATCAGgcttcagcagcagctggaagAGCTTCAGATCCGACTGGTTACTCTGGAGAAAAAGACGGCTGATTATGAATCGGTGCAAGCAGAACTGGAAGAAAAGAAGGTAAGCGGTTACACTTTACAATCTTTTGAATTGATGTCCTGACCTGTAATCATATGTCTGACTCTTAATACTGTTTTCACACCAAATAATTCACATTAATAATATTTCATTAGTTTCTGACCTTTGCTGATTATTCacaaattatttcttttttacagagTGCACTTAAGATGTATGAACAACTATCTGAAGAGGTGGAAAAACTGAAGGTGGAAAAAAGCAAGACAATAGCAGAGTATGTACTGGATCCATTCTTGGTCATAACAGTACAAATAATGTTTTTTGCTTTGGAATTGttacttttctttcattttgaggggaattttttgtttgtttatttttggtttggtttggtttgttttttggtaaagcactttgtgacacTGGATTTGATAAGTGCTACAAaagtattatcattattattaatgttaatatcattataaaatgctaactggcattttccattttcctcagGAACAAAAAGCTTGAAGACCAGCTAAAAAATGTTAAAGGTACTTTGCATTTGCATGGTGTAATTTGTACCAGGGAAGACTTGCATAATATTGTGATTGTAATTGATTGAATTTGTCCTAAATTGTCTTTCTTAGATTTGgcagacaaacaaacacttGAAAATGCACAGCTGAAAAGAGAAAAGGCTGTGGTGGAAAACGATTTGCTGATATCTCAGGTAAACTAAAGGAATGCTCTCCAAATGAATTGTTTGACTTTAGTTTAATATCATCATTTACAAAAATACAGCTAGCATTCACAGTAGCTTTATATAAATCTGCTAaaacccataaaaaaaaaaatgtcacttgTTTAGACATCCTTGCAGAAATCTCAGGCACAAGCAGAGCAAGCTGAAAAACTCATGGATGAAAACGCCAAGATGACAAGCACGTAAGAATTTGCACGAGCTGTTGAAATATATGATTAGTCACAGTTTGATGTTCATCCTTTTTTATATGTGAACAaagcttttaaaatgaattgtACTGAAAAAAGGTTCCATGTTGTTTTCTCATCAACAGAAAGGACCACCTTGAAAGTAAAATCAGAATTCTTGAAGGTATTTAAAATCAAATTTGACTAAATATTTTGTTCCTGTTAATAAGTCCTGAATCTTTTATGTGAGTGTTTGTTTGCTGTCTAAGCTGTGAtttctttgatatttttttagATTCAGTTTGCCAACAGAAGCATCAAATTTCCCAACTGACCAAAGAGAAGACCATACTAGAGAAAAATATCAACGATCTACAGGTGCAGTAAATGTTTACAAATGTTATGGAGTAAAGTATTTTGTAGTACGATAGACCAGAATACAGGTTCAACAGCTCTGAGTTTTCAGTTCCAGAATAGCTGATGAGAGAGATGATGAGAAATCCAATGGACAGAGGAATGTGAACACATGTCAGTGCTGACCATGATGGTTATCCACAGCCAAAACTCTGGAGCAGAGACAGCTGCATTACTGCATTAGAGTACggcaatatgtctgtgaaggttctctgtcatccaggtcatcgtactGCATTAGAGCTGCATTAGAGTCACACAGTGGATGGACACTACATTTTATTCTGAGCTGATTATAAATCGCTGTCTCCATCCTTGTATACTGAAGACTGGATGATTGTAAAAGCGCTCATATTAAGTTCAGTGCTCTGAGCTTTGAAATGAATCAGGGTGTTAGTCAGCTGGTTCAGACGCAGCAGGAAAGGGAGAGTCAAAGAGAAATCAGAGTTTGCTATAGAAAACCTGCCAGCAGCAGtttaagttcagtctgttaccCTGGTAAGAGTTGAAGTTCACTGGCTTTCTGGATCAGAATACTCAAGTTTGTTAGCTAAACCTGCTTTCTGGAATAGGATCTGACCATTATCTGTGTataatttcatttctgtattgtaGGTGAGACTGATGAAACTGGAAAGGGAAAGGAACAAAGGTAAAAATCAACAATGAAAATTATTAACGATAATGTTTTCAGCATTAAAGGAAACGATAACATTGGCTGTTTAATTTTTAACAGCATCCATTTCCTGacttaaaatctgtttttaaacaATATCTGAATTATCTCTCAAGAATACAGGAGCACAACAACTCAAGCAAGTGCACCTGCAGAGCCTAAAATTGACAAAGGTATGCAGCTGTTTACAGATTTTGTGATTTCATTTGAATAGCTGCGTGCACACACTAACCCCCAAAGCTGCCTGATTTTTACATTGTAATTGCAATAATGTTTTATCATGTGTTGCAGAAAAGTTCCGGATGTTGCTAGAGAACTTGTGGGCATGTGTAGACCCAGAGCAGGAGGAGTCTGTAAACCAGCTGCACTTTCCCGGTATTGTTTGTAACATAACAGCATATACGgtcttttcagtttgtttttcttttatttaacaatTCTACACCTCTACATACACAATatcttcttttattcttttaatttCAGAGTCCAGAGTTCCTCCTTCCTCTCCACAAGCCACACTGCACTCTCGTGTGAGTAAAATGTCCCCATTTGGTTCTCCGAAGATCAGTGAACCCCACAGTTTCCACATACCAGCGAAAGCAACTTGTACACCATTAAAACAGTCTCCTCGTACACAGGATGCCATCAAGCACAAAGCATCTCTTCAGTGCTCTGGTGAAAGAAAGCAGGCAGGCACTCCAAAAAAGAGCAAGCGATCACCTAAGGCACGCAAAACTGCTGAGTCAAGTACGGAGATGGACACATTATCTCTTGAAGAGATAATCAGATTGTTTAAGCCCATGCCTCCCAGTATTTCACCACTTCCAGATTTGGTGAGAATTTGGTTAGATCTAATATGAACGGCTTTTGTCGTTGCTTGTTGATTAATGTGCTGATTTTCCTGTTTATGgctttacacagtgttctgttTACTGCAGTAGTTTAAAGGAAAGTCTTTAATATAATGTGAAAGTTTGTTTTTGAGAAACGTGTGTATGGTCAGACACTAGTTGAAGTCCTTCTTGGTATCTTAAAAGGTTTCAAAGCTTTGGTGGCTGCATATGCATTTTAATTCGAATTGTCATCAGTTGATAAAACTTGTaagattaattatttaaaatcaaATACCTTTGAAAGATTACTATTTGATAAACCTTGTTATTCTTAGGTCATGATAAGTATAATATCTTTTAAATTACAGTCTTGCTTTCTTGTTTCCTTCAGGACACTGAGGTGGAATCCATGAAAATGGAGGTTCGAGAAAATGAAAGTCATTCTAAACCCTGTGAGGACCGCCCTGCTCTTAAACAAGAGCAGACCTTAGACGTCGCAACATCACCATCAAGCCAAAGGAGTCCAAAATCGGCTGCACTTCAAACGGAGGGGAATGCAGACTTTTCGGTAGTCACAGATGAGGGAGAGGGGGAAATTTCCAATGAAAAGGACTTTGAACAAACCAAGTTTGGCGGCATTCCTAAAGTTATTGACAAAATCGCTACAGATATGAGAGGAATACATCCTCAAAACGACATGCTGATTGAACAGGAGCCATCATCTGCACAGCTATCACCACCATCATCCTCGTTTTCCACATCAAGCTTTACGGGATTGATTGAGGCTGTGCCATTACCCACTGAAAGTACACTTCTATCCTGTAATCCTGGCATCAGTAGaatctctgaaaatgaaaatgcctTAGAAGATGCAAATAGTGATCTCTCAGAGACTGTAACAAGCATGGATGTTGACATGAGCCCTAGTGACATTACTGATAACAAAACAGTTGCTCCTGATGGTGGAGAGTCAGCCCTAATAGGTGACTCTATGGAAGGCATCGTGGTTGCAGCTACACAAAATAGTTCAGACATTGAAAAAAATACTCTGGATTCTTTTAAACTTCAGGACAGTACACGGTCTGGCTGCAAGGACTCTGATATACCTGAACATACTCCAAGTTCATCAGGCAGCAGTGACAGCATCACTGCTGTCTCTAATGAACATCTTGAAGAGAAACTGGAAGTTGATGAAAGCATCAAACTTCTTGGGAAGGAGGATGGGAATGCACAGGGGACTGTAGCAGCTTGTCCTGCATCATCAACCTGTAATAATATACCTCCACCCCCTTCATCTCCGTTGTTAAAGAAGGAAGACGACCAGTCCGGTGCTGATCAGGAATCTGGCCAAGCAAATGTTGAACCTCTTAGAAAAAAGGATGCTGACATAGACATAGTGACCAACTTCCAAGAAACAAATACTGTAAACTGTGAATCTCTGAAAGAAAGTGCACATTCTCTTTGCAAGCAAGTGAGTCCTTCCTGCCTTTTACCCTCTATAAAGCTGCAGGCTTTGGATAGTCATCCAGGAAAATTGAACGTTGATGTTAACATAGACCACGTCTCAACAAACAAACCAATTCCTTTTCCAAATTTAGAGAAAGAATGTGACATTGAAAAAGCTACTGTTGAAGATCTTCCTCAGCACAAAATACACACCAGTAGTAGTACGTCATTGGAGACGATGCCTGATTCcccagagacaaatactgtaaacTGTAAAGCTGCAAAAGAAGACAGACATCCTCCTTGCAGCCAGTTGAGTCCCTCATGTCTTTTGCCCACTGTAAAGCTGGTATCTTTGGACACTCAGCCAAACCCAGGAATATTGGATGCTGATGTTCAGACAGAAATTATTTCAACAAACATACAGTCGCCTTCTTTCAGTTTAGAGGAACAAGGTGTCACCAAAAGTGCTACTAATGAAGACCAGGCTCAGGATAAAATGAAGGGAGGTGATACTACTCCATTAATTCAGAATCCTGCTGCAGAAGGACAAGATAAATCTTTGGATTTGCAAATGGTAGAGCCTGAAAATCTAGTAAGAGAGGAAAAAACTACCTCAGGAGAAAGTTCAGCTGAAGCTCAGGCTCCAGAGTGCATAAGCAATGTTCGTGGCGAAATGGGTCCTCCACTTCCTCGTCTCCTTACCCCTTTGAAGACTCCTCCAAAGGTCAGCAGATCTATCAACCCAAGGCAGGCTATTGGGAAACTCTTATTTCCTTCACCCATGGATGGAATTGAATCTCCTACTTCACCTACTCAGACCAACAGAACACCGAACCGTCATCAGCTGAGTTCTTTATCCACAAACAGCCCACTCCCTCTAAATGGAGTCCCCTCATCACCACTTCAGTTCGGCTCTGCCACGCCTAAACATGCTGTGCCAGTCCCTGGTCGCCTACCTTTGACAGCAATGAGTTCTCCTTCATCATCCTCAGCGACGCCATCTCAGGAAAATTCCATGAGATTTCTCGACACCATGTATCCAGAGCTCTCTGCCCGGGCTCGTACTCTGAGCATTCTTCGAGGCAATGTCAATCTCAACATTTGCTCATCCGAGAGCGGAACATTACCGACAACCGACAGTCAGAAGTCTAGCTTTAAAACTATAAACTCCACTTCAACGGCCTTCACAAAGACTGAagtgaggggagaaaaaaggCCTGCCATCGGTATGCCGCAGCCTAAAAGCAGTAAATGTCTCAGGCTTGACCAGGCTGCTGGTGTGACTCACAATCAGGTGCTTGCGTCCTCTTCAAAAAGTGGAGACGACACCTCATCAGCCCAGAATCTGACACTAGAACAGCTGAAAACTGAGACAATCTCTTCATCCCTGAAATCTGTAGAACATCCACAGAAAAATCTTATAGTTAACTCTTTAAGGAAAATTGAAGACCAGTGCTTTGATCTGCTGCCTGTGATCCGGAGCCATCTGCATGTTGGTAACCTTCCCAAAAAGCCCATCTTAAGAGATGAGGAGAAGGAGGTCATCGCTGAGGTTTGCCAGAGCAGCTCAGTTAGTAGACTGTTTATTGttcttacattttttattttttaatttctggtTGGAGGATctactggactgaaaataaaataatgacacTCTACTGCTACAATGCTTTTTAATAACCCTTTTGTCAGTAAATGTATTACCTCCTCCCTCTTTGTACATTTTGCCACATACAAGTATGAAGGTAGTTTCATGTCAGCAAAATTACGCAATTAGTTCACATCTGCCTCTCGTCAGAATGTCTTTGACTAGTAAGAAGGTTCTTTGTGtgtaatttgacatttttctgtctctctcggTTTACACTTTAGGCAGATGACATGACTGTGGCCATCCTGAACAAACTGAAAGCTGGGAAAATGGACCTGAGTGGAAACCACGTGCAGGCCCTCTGCAGAGTCTACACTGGGATCTGTAGGAAGAGGAGAGACGTGGAAAAGGCTCGTGTCCTGGCCTACAGCCTCCTAATAGAAGGTGAGCAGTTTATGTTGTCCCATATTTATAAAAGCTTTACACAGCTTTTCTACACTAAcatggttttatttaaaataattccAATGACAGTTTAAGAGAACTTGTATACGTGATAGCTAATTTGATTTTTGGTGTTGTTTAACTGGAAAACATAGTGATGGCATGGAAAGCTAAAGTTAAAGAACTACCTCTACTCGTTGTGATGTATTACTTAAGCTTATTTGTAGTTAATATTGctattattttctttatttcatccTTTTTGCAGATTTTCCAGATTCTGCGAAGCTGATTTTATTTATGGTGACAACATGGCCCAACCTTCTCACACACACCAGTTCTCTGTCCCAAGCCATTCATGCCGTCACCAAACTAAGAGCACCAGAAGAGCTTCTCAGCTGCCTTTTAGCATTTCTTGGTTGGAACaaggtatttttttaaataacagtaTGCACTCCattcatatatatacacacacacacacccacacctgtCAGGCATAATATTAAGatcactgacaggtgaagtgaataacactgattatgtcttttttttttatggcacctgttagtgggGGTGGGGAAATTTGACGAGGGCCAAATTGTGATAACTAGATGATCACATTTCTAAAGCTGAAGCTCATGTGGTGTGTTCCTagtctgcagtggtcagtatctATCAAAAGCTGTCCAATGAAGGAACAGTAGTGAACCCAGCAACAAGTTTGAGGACCTGCCCTATGTGGTCCAGTCCAGCAGATGAGCTACTGTTGTTCAAATT
The genomic region above belongs to Oreochromis niloticus isolate F11D_XX linkage group LG11, O_niloticus_UMD_NMBU, whole genome shotgun sequence and contains:
- the ice1 gene encoding little elongation complex subunit 1; translation: MMPGENQSKALAIAADATTGNCQNCSVLQQTLAEYVSSFLALKQKIAVSDDTIRLQQQLEELQIRLVTLEKKTADYESVQAELEEKKSALKMYEQLSEEVEKLKVEKSKTIAENKKLEDQLKNVKDLADKQTLENAQLKREKAVVENDLLISQTSLQKSQAQAEQAEKLMDENAKMTSTKDHLESKIRILEDSVCQQKHQISQLTKEKTILEKNINDLQVRLMKLERERNKEYRSTTTQASAPAEPKIDKEKFRMLLENLWACVDPEQEESVNQLHFPESRVPPSSPQATLHSRDAIKHKASLQCSGERKQAGTPKKSKRSPKARKTAESSTEMDTLSLEEIIRLFKPMPPSISPLPDLDTEVESMKMEVRENESHSKPCEDRPALKQEQTLDVATSPSSQRSPKSAALQTEGNADFSVVTDEGEGEISNEKDFEQTKFGGIPKVIDKIATDMRGIHPQNDMLIEQEPSSAQLSPPSSSFSTSSFTGLIEAVPLPTESTLLSCNPGISRISENENALEDANSDLSETVTSMDVDMSPSDITDNKTVAPDGGESALIGDSMEGIVVAATQNSSDIEKNTLDSFKLQDSTRSGCKDSDIPEHTPSSSGSSDSITAVSNEHLEEKLEVDESIKLLGKEDGNAQGTVAACPASSTCNNIPPPPSSPLLKKEDDQSGADQESGQANVEPLRKKDADIDIVTNFQETNTVNCESLKESAHSLCKQVSPSCLLPSIKLQALDSHPGKLNVDVNIDHVSTNKPIPFPNLEKECDIEKATVEDLPQHKIHTSSSTSLETMPDSPETNTVNCKAAKEDRHPPCSQLSPSCLLPTVKLVSLDTQPNPGILDADVQTEIISTNIQSPSFSLEEQGVTKSATNEDQAQDKMKGGDTTPLIQNPAAEGQDKSLDLQMVEPENLVREEKTTSGESSAEAQAPECISNVRGEMGPPLPRLLTPLKTPPKVSRSINPRQAIGKLLFPSPMDGIESPTSPTQTNRTPNRHQLSSLSTNSPLPLNGVPSSPLQFGSATPKHAVPVPGRLPLTAMSSPSSSSATPSQENSMRFLDTMYPELSARARTLSILRGNVNLNICSSESGTLPTTDSQKSSFKTINSTSTAFTKTEVRGEKRPAIGMPQPKSSKCLRLDQAAGVTHNQVLASSSKSGDDTSSAQNLTLEQLKTETISSSLKSVEHPQKNLIVNSLRKIEDQCFDLLPVIRSHLHVGNLPKKPILRDEEKEVIAEVCQSSSADDMTVAILNKLKAGKMDLSGNHVQALCRVYTGICRKRRDVEKARVLAYSLLIEDFPDSAKLILFMVTTWPNLLTHTSSLSQAIHAVTKLRAPEELLSCLLAFLGWNKTPPCDIDELISRTLSEIRSGSNLSFTKHSRYGEDLGAEAWEHVYALHLLCTNKKWKWTYDNLLGKELWPLMNSWVTRQQQQPISDVAVATVLRLIGCLGQLGLKEKCISTVVTIANVINTFGRHGPAEGVPWEVQLAAVYCIYDLSPCNPKQALEALAEWRGETSQSVPPAVTSCINQLASICRQANS